The Acinonyx jubatus isolate Ajub_Pintada_27869175 chromosome D1, VMU_Ajub_asm_v1.0, whole genome shotgun sequence genome includes a window with the following:
- the LOC106976551 gene encoding olfactory receptor 4B1-like, with the protein MASTNNVTELIIVGLFQDPEVQRGCFVVFLLVYLATVVGNGLIVLTVNVSKSLRSPMYFFLSYLSLVEITYSSTVVPKFMTDLLAKIKTISLEGCVAQIFFFHFFGVTEIFLLTVMAYDRYVAICKPLHYTTIMSRSVCRLLVAGSWLGGFFHSMVQIIITLQLSFCGPNVIDHYFCDLHPLFKLSCTDTSVEGVIVLANSGLFSIFSFLLLVSSYIVILYNLRNHSAEGRRKALSTCASHITVVLLFFGPAIFLYMRPPSTFTEDKLVAVFYTVVTPMLNPIIYTLRNAEVKNAMRKLWGKRMNSGRD; encoded by the coding sequence ATGGCGAGTACAAATAACGTGACCGAGTTAATTATCGTCGGTCTTTTCCAGGATCCAGAGGTGCAGAGAGGGTGCTTTGTGGTGTTTCTTCTGGTGTACCTGGCCACAGTGGTGGGCAATGGTCTCATTGTTCTGACAGTCAATGTCAGTAAGAGTCTGCGttcccccatgtacttcttccttagCTACTTGTCCCTGGTGGAGATTACTTACTCCTCCACTGTTGTCCCTAAATTCATGACAGACTTACTTGCCAAGATTAAAAccatctccctggagggctgtgtgGCTCAGATATTCTTCTTCCACTTCTTTGGAGTTACTGAGATCTTCCTGCTGACGGtaatggcctatgaccgctacgTGGCCATTTGCAAACCCCTTCACTACACAACTATCATGAGCCGGTCTGTGTGTCGCCTTCTGGTGGCTGGATCCTGGCTCGGGGGCTTTTTTCATTCCATGGTCCAGATTATTATCACTCTCCAGTTGTCTTTCTGTGGTCCCAATGTGATTGACCACTACTTCTGTGACCTCCATCCCTTATTCAAGCTTTCCTGCACTGACACTTCTGTGGAGGGGGTTATTGTGTTGGCCAACAGTGGATTATTTTctatcttctccttcctcctcctggtgTCCTCCTATATTGTCATCCTGTACAACCTGAGGAACCATTCTGCAGAGGGGAGGCGCAAAGCCCTCTCCACCTGTGCCTCTCACATCACAGTGGTCCTCTTGTTCTTTGGACCTGCCATCTTCCTCTACATGCGGCCTCCCTCTACTTTCACTGAGGACAAACTGGTGGCCGTGTTCTACACAGTTGTCACCCCCATGCTGAACCCCATCATCTACACACTCAGGAATGCAGAGGTGAAAAATGCCATGAGGAAGCTGTGGGGGAAGAGAATGAATTCAGGGAGAGactaa
- the LOC106976550 gene encoding olfactory receptor 4B1, whose product MESMAITNNVTELIFTGLFQDPEVQRACFVVFLPVYLATVVGNGLIVLTVNVSKSLRSPMYFFLSYLSLVEITYSSTVVPKFITDLLAKIKTISLEGCVAQIFFFHFFGVTEILLLVVMAYDRYVAICKPLQYMNIMSRQLCHVLVSGSWLGGLFHSIIQILITVQLPFCGPNVIDHYFCDLQPLFKLACTDTFVEGVIVLANSGLIALCSFLILVSSYIIILVNLRNHSAEGRRKALSTCASHITGVLLFFGPAIFLYMRPSSIFTEDKLVAVFYTVVTPMLNPIIYTLRNAEVKIAMRRLWGKKNLGME is encoded by the coding sequence ATGGAGTCCATGGCCATTACGAATAATGTGACTGAGTTAATTTTCACTGGCCTGTTTCAGGATCCAGAGGTTCAGAGAGCATGCTTTGTGGTGTTTCTTCCTGTGTACCTGGCCACAGTGGTGGGCAATGGTCTCATTGTTCTGACAGTCAATGTCAGTAAGAGTCTGCGttcccccatgtacttcttccttagCTACTTATCCCTGGTGGAGATCACTTACTCCTCTACTGTTGTCCCTAAATTCATCACAGACTTACTTGCCAAGATTAAAACCATCTCTCTGGAGGGCTGTGTGGCTCAGATATTCTTCTTCCACTTCTTTGGGGTCACCGAGATCCTTTTGCTTGTggtgatggcctatgaccgctatgtggccatctgcaagcctcTTCAGTATATGAACATTATGAGCCGCCAACTATGTCATGTACTGGTGTCTGGCTCCTGGCTTGGGGGCCTTTTCCACTCCATTATACAGATTCTCATCACCGTCCAGTTGCCCTTCTGTGGTCCCAATGTGATTGACCACTACTTCTGTGATCTTCAGCCATTATTCAAGCTTGCCTGCACTGACACCTTTGTGGAGGGGGTTATTGTGTTGGCCAACAGTGGCTTAATTGCTCTGTGCTCCTTCCTCATTTTGGTGTCCTCCTATATTATTATCCTTGTCAACTTGAGGAACCATTCTGCAGAGGGGAGGCGCAAAGCCCTCTCTACCTGTGCCTCTCACATCACAGGGGTCCTCTTGTTCTTTGGACCTGCCATCTTCCTCTACATGCGACCCTCCTCCATCTTCACTGAGGACAAACTGGTGGCCGTGTTCTACACAGTTGTCACCCCCATGCTGAACCCCATCATCTACACACTCAGAAATGCAGAGGTGAAAATTGCCATGAGGAGGTTGTGGGGCAAAAAGAACTTAGGGATGGAATAA